A DNA window from Ornithodoros turicata isolate Travis chromosome 10, ASM3712646v1, whole genome shotgun sequence contains the following coding sequences:
- the LOC135370790 gene encoding protein yippee-like 2 yields MVKTFQAYLSSCHRTYSCIHCRAHLANHDELISKSFQGSQGRAYLFNSVVNVGCGPAEERYLLTGLHAVADIYCECCKTTLGWKYEHAFESSQKYKEGKYIIELAHMIKENGWD; encoded by the exons ATGGTGAAGACCTTCCAGGCATACCTTTCCAGCTGTCACCGCACCTACAGTTGCATCCACTgtagggcccacctggcaaatCATGACGAGCTCATTTCCAAG TCATTCCAAGGGAGTCAAGGAAGAGCGTACCTCTTCAACTCAGT AGTAAACGTTGGCTGTGGCCCTGCGGAGGAGCGGTACTTGTTAACGGGGCTTCACGCTGTGGCCGACATCTACTGCGAGTGTTGCAAAACAACACTAGGCTGGAAATAT GAACATGCCTTTGAATCAAGCCAAAAATACAAGGAAGGCAAGTACATCATTGAGCTGGCACACATGATCAAAGAGAATGGGTGGGATTGA